In one window of Arachis ipaensis cultivar K30076 chromosome B06, Araip1.1, whole genome shotgun sequence DNA:
- the LOC107646023 gene encoding uncharacterized protein LOC107646023, translated as MKCYIRPYIHCLVCSNFEAHMIIMDKQLHRLFVLMNVLIVFSFFDLSTVAESENHVSAVGDPGMKRNELRVAFEAWNFCNEVGEEAPHMGSPRAADCFDLSNSLKHKVTKDDNKLGVGKPIPGIKSDSIDINNTDLYAVEKELYLGSLCEVEDTPKPWQFWMIMLKNGNYDTSSGLCPMDGRKVPPFGSHGRFPCFGKGCMNQPILCHQQTRIKNGTMHGMFHGTYDLDSDCKGEKDGLSYYEVVWEKKVDDSGSWIFKHKLRTSKKYPWLMLYLRADATTGFSGGYHYDTRGMLKILPESPNFKVKLSLDIKKGGGPKSQFYLLDIGSCWKNNGAPCDGDVLTDVTRYSEMIINPETPAWCSPKGLENCPPFHITPDNKKIHRNDTENFPYSAYHFYCAPGNAQQLEQPVKTCDPYSNPQAQEIVQLLPHPIWGDYGYPTKKGDGWVGDPRTWELDVGGLSSRLYFYQDPGTAPAKRIWTSVDTGTEIFVSTKDEVAEWTLSDFDVILTEPKS; from the exons ATGAAATGCTACATTAGACCCTATATCCATTGTCTAGTGTGCTCTAATTTTGAGGCACACATGATAATTATGGATAAGCAGTTGCATAGGTTGTTTGTGTTGATGAATGTTCTTATTGTGTTCAGCTTCTTTGATCTCTCAACAGTAGCAGAGAGTGAGAATCATGTTTCTGCAGTAGGAGATCCAGGAATGAAGAGAAATGAACTGAGAGTAGCATTTGAAGCTTGGAATTTCTGCAATGAGGTTGGGGAAGAAGCTCCTCACATGGGTAGCCCAAGAGCTGCTGATTGCTTTGATCTTTCAA ATTCTCTCAAACACAAGGTAACAAAAGATGATAACAAACTTGGGGTTGGAAAACCAATTCCTGGTATAAAATCAGATTCAATTGATATAAACAACACAGACCTTTATGCTGTTGAAAAAGAACTGTATCTTGGTTCATTGTGTGAAGTTGAAGACACACCAAAGCCTTGGCAATTTTGGATGATAATGCTGAAGAATGGAAACTATGACACAAGCTCTGGTTTGTGTCCCATGGATGGGAGAAAGGTTCCACCTTTTGGTAGTCATGGGAGGTTTCCTTGCTTTGGGAAAGGGTGCATGAACCAACCCATCTTGTGTCATCAACAAACAAGGATAAAAAATGGAACAATGCATGGAATGTTTCATGGTACATATGATTTGGATTCTGATTGCAAGGGTGAGAAAGATGGCTTGTCTTACTATGAAGTTGTGTGGGAGAAGAAAGTTGATGATTCTGGGAGTTGGATCTTCAAACATAAGCTCAGAACTTCAAAGAAATATCCATGGTTGATGCTGTACCTTAGAGCTGATGCAACCACAGGATTCTCTGGAGGGTATCATTATGACACAAGAGGAATGCTTAAAATT CTTCCagaatcaccaaattttaaggtcAAGTTGAGCTTAGATATCAAAAAGGGTGGGGGTCCCAAGAGCCAGTTCTACCTGTTAGACATAGGTAGCTGCTGGAAGAACAATGGTGCTCCTTGTGATGGAGATGTCCTAACTGATGTAACCAGATACAGTGAGATGATCATAAATCCTGAAACACCAGCCTGGTGCAGCCCAAAGGGTTTGGAAAATTGCCCTCCATTTCATATCACACCAGACAACAAGAAAATCCATAGAAATGACACTGAAAATTTCCCCTATTCTGCTTATCACTTTTACTGTGCTCCTGGTAATGCTCAACAATTAGAGCAACCTGTTAAAACTTGTGATCCTTATAGCAATCCTCAAGCACAAGAGATTGTTCAGTTGTTGCCTCACCCTATATGGGGTGATTATGGCTATCCAACAAAAAAAGGAGATGGTTGGGTTGGAGATCCAAGAACTTGGGAACTTGATGTTGGTGGTCTTTCAAGTAGACTATACTTCTATCAG GATCCTGGAACAGCTCCTGCTAAAAGAATATGGACTTCTGTGGATACTGGAACTGAGATATTTGTCAGCACAAAAGATGAAGTAGCAGAGTGGACTCTTAGTGATTTTGATGTTATTCTTACAGAACCAAAGTCATGa